cCTTATGGGATATCTGTGTTCCTTTGCTGGTGGGACTTATTGATGAAATAGTTTAGAGTTATATTTGGAATACTTCTTCCCATACTCTGAAGCGATATTGTCACAAAGAGGGATGGATAACATTTCAGATGCCCTAGGAAACTGCAAGCATGATGTTTTAAGAAAAGGTGTGGCAAGGAATATTGCTGATAATACATTATTTTTGGCCATATTTCAGTAATGACCAAGACTTTTGATATCACAGGACATTCAGCCTTGACTTACTGTACAGATATTTGTATGGTATTTGAAGTTTTAGGGCACCATCTTCTTAAATGGATCATCAAATCAAATTATCAGGGGCTTCCACTAGtctgtgtaaaaaaaataatccaccaggtatgtttttaatttatttagcaTGTTTAAGATAAGTTTAAGAGCTGCTTGCTGTCACTGGTAAAAACACTGCTTTTGAATGTGCATTCAGCTTTGTATCTGGAGATTGTTATGTCTTATCAGCTGCTGCATTTGGCTAATGGAGAAGATTTAAACTTTAGTGTgacattggtgtgtgtgtggaaagccTTTTGCTCCTCCTCTAAGAGCCTAAGATGATAGATAaagcaccattaaaaaaaaaaaaaagcaactcctTGAATCTGTGGATTCAAGAGTTTTATTCTTGCCTTTTAATTGCTAAACCATTTTATCTAATAGCAAAATTCCTGAGCTCATTTTTATTGTTTCAGAAGCAAACAGGGCCACTGATAAATGGGCTAGGTAATTGTATTCCCCAGGAAAAACCATTGTATACCAAAGTGCATTTTGCCTCCAAAGAATACAAAACAGATAACCAAACAAAATAACTGGTAGAAAAAGACTTCACAAGGGTGTGCTTCTGCTCTGTtagtgttttcttttgctttgatcTAGATTTATATATATCAGGGCAGCAgtccttattttatttcatttttacctagcccaagaagaagggagacGTAGGTTAGAATCTCACTGCTTTTTACCATTCAGAAAATCCTAGAAGCTGCTGTGGCTGATGGACAAGTTGCTGCTTAAGTTAATGAGTACATGACTAGGCATGCAAACAGCATTTCATCAATGCAGTGCAATCTGAGGAAGCCTGTTCGCTTGTCGTTCTTTCTTGCCACCCACCACTTCTTGTGCAACTGTGTGACAGGAAGTGTGATCAATCACTCTGGGCCACTTTTTCAGTCCTCAGTCTTGCAGTTTGGCTCTCAGAAAGAGGTGTGGAGGACCTAGAGTGGCAACATCTGGCTGGAGCAGCATGGGGGCATTGTTTTGCTGTCCCACATACATGTTGACGTAGGACAATGAGGCCAAAAGAGCCTGCCAGTCAGCTACCTTTCCATTTTGTGTGTTTATTGAGTCATCAGCAGATGAAAAGTAGAGTTAGCAAAATGCTGCCAAAGAGGACCTGACCCAAGGATGGGCTCCCGTTTTCAGAAATAAGGCACTGTGAGAATACTGGGACTTAATTGCCTTGTAAGGACTTATTCATTTGGCTCAACATCTTCTCTGGTTATGTCATGCTTGCCATTAATTCAATTAAATTTAGAGATGTCTTTCCCTGAAGTTATACATTTATTTAGTTGTCTCATTtacaggccacctttctcctgataaggggactcaaggagATTCATAatttccccaaaaaataaaatttaaaccacAATCAATTATACatcaaaaacaattaaagtacagtagtaattaattaaaaaacatagaatgattaaaagatttaaatttttttaaatgaaacaaaaaatggcattcagggactcagttatgatagttaaaagcctgcttgaaaagttggatcttcagctgttggtggaaggataaaaaggaGGAAGTCAACCTGACCATCCAGGGGAGAGCATTCTATAACTTGGGAGCAGgtacagagaaggtcctctcttgtgtcctcatcaAACATACCTGGACTGGCATTGGgtctgagaggagggcctcctctgatgatcttaaagagTTGAAAATGAGGAGCTACGGTTCTTCAGCTAGCCTACCCAGGCACAAGAGATATACTGTGCGTTTTGTTGCTGATCTTACTTACAGAGTATAATTCAAAAGTAGTTCGTAAATCTGGGAAGGATAAGAGTAGTGCAATAGAAGAACAGTGTTTTAATAGAATGGGAATTATTCCTTAAGCAGAGGTAGGTGACAAGCAAATGTTTTCTGTAGTTTCCTTATTGTTTTCAGTAAGACTTTGATGCCACAGACTCTACTCCATCACATACACATAACTAATAAACTATGGCTCTTTTCAGTatgctttcaaatacagtggtgcctcgcttaatgacattaatttgttccagcgaaattgctgtagagcgaaaacgtaaagcgaaaataaaaagcctactgaaacgcattaaaacctggttgggctaaaaactcaccatccagtgaagatcctccacacagcggccatttttggtgcctttatagtgaggaatcagtccctcagcacagtggggagccattttgagcacccagcagccattttgaaaacccgacaatcagctgttttgatcgtcctaatgcaaagaatcggttcccgaagcagggaaccaatcttcgcaaagcgaaaaaatcccatttaaaacatcattttcaacatagtcgtgaagcagattcgtcgtaatacggggtaatcgttaagcggggcacaactgtaataaTGTATATCGTCTAACCCCAGggttctttgtttccttttgcagGTTTTGCAAGGACTGGATTATTTGCATGCCAAGTGTCGAATTATTCATACTGATATTAAACCAGAAAACATTCTGCTGTGTGTTAATGACCAGTATGTCCGCAGACTTGCTGCGGAAGCAACAGAGTGGCAAAGATCTGGAGCACCCcctccttctggctctgcaggtaGTCTTCTGCAGTTATTTTTACTTTGGAGTTGCCTCATTCTGAAGTAGTTAGTTGGGGCATAAAATGTTAGGATCTTCTCTATTTATATGGAATTGTTCAGCTGatgtataaaatgaaataataactCTCTTAGTGCGATAGTTAAAAGTGTTGGGATCATACACAGGAGACTTACTATAGGTTGAAATCCCCTCTTAACCATGAAACTGAAGAGGGGATCTTAGGCCAGTCAGTCTCACATCATCAGTAGGtgcttgtgaggataaaatggagcCTCTGAAGGAAAAAGCTTGGCGCTTGTGTGTTTCTCCCAACAAACATCTCAGTTTGGTGTCCTTATTCCGTGCCTTTACCCTTCATGCGCTTGTACCTGCGCTGACAGTTCATCGTGTCTTAGGCACCATGACTTCGGTAGTTCAGCATGTTGGCCTCAGAATGAAGTCACTTCAAGCATGGTTTCTGGACCTATTCAACCCAGTGGCAGATCCACCACATACCCTGCTGCAAGTCACTCCAGAACTCGCCTCCCAACTCACATGGTGGCACTCCACTCAGAACTTTATGATGGGGCAATCCTTTCAACAACCATGTCCACAAATCCAGGTTGCCATAGATGCCAGTCTTTCTGGCTGGGATGCTTATTGCCAATCCCTACGGATTCATGCCCAGTGGTCACAAAGAGAGAAGTTGCTTTATATCAACAAACTACCAGTAATAAAAGCTTGCAAGGCCTTCAGAAATCATCTTACAGGCGAGATGGTTCAAATAGCCatggacaacactaccacaatgtaCTACATCCTCAAGCAGGGGGCACGCATTCCTCATGCCTTCTTTATCTCGCAGCCGATCTGTGGGAATGGTCTCTCTCCCATCACATTTTCCTCATGGCAATACATATAGCCGGTCAAGACAACGATCTGGCAGATGTGCTCAATTGCAAGGGATCCCAAACCCACGAATGGGAACTGGACCAATCCGTTTTTCTCTCCCTGTGCAAACATTGGGGAACACGCTCCATTGACCTCTTTGCCTCCCAAAAGAACTGGAAGTGCAAACGTTACTGTTCCCGCGTAGGAGTTGGCAAGAACTCCCGTAGAGTTCTTAGTTAGCCATTAGTCAGCCATTGGCCCATGTCACTCACTCACCTGTTTCCACCATTCccgctcattcataaggttgtaGTCCGTCTTCAGCAGGACAAGCCCAATGCCATCCTGATAGCCCCATGGTGGCCATGGCAGCCATGGTTCCCGGTACTCCATCAGCTGTCGTCTGACATCTATTACCTGCCTCACCTGCTTACACAACACAAAAATCAAATTCTCCACCCTGATCTCTCTGCCCTTCACCTGGCAGTGTGGAGAATTCTGCCTCCCTGATGAATGTCCTTCATCAGGCAAAGAAACCCTCAACCAAAAAAGCTTACATGTACAAGTGGAAAAAATTCCAATCATTTACCACACTGTTATCACTCCCTTCAACCAGTACTTATCGTACCAcagttgtttgttttctgttacaACTAAAATCTAAAGGCCTTCCCCGTTCATCCCTCAGAGTCTACCTTTCCACAATTGTTGCTTATCAGCCACCAACCTCTCCAGCAGCCAAGTTTTTCAGACACCCTACTCTGAAACGTTTCCTTAAAGGACTGTCTCACATCCATCCTGATGTACATCCTCCACCATCTCAGTGGTCACTGACATTAGTCCTTCAGTGACTTACGAGGGCCCTGTTTGAGCTCCTTGCATCAACTGACATCAGGTTACTTACCTTTAAGACGGTGTTCCTTGTGGCTATTACATCAGCACACCGCGCTAGTGAACTAGCAGCCTTGAGATCTGACTATccttatctccagttttacccAGATAAGGTCAGACCTTTTGTAGATATTTTCTTTCTGCCCAAGGTTGTCTCCCAGTTCCACTtatcccaacctttggtcctcctGTCTTTCTTCCCGTCTCCATTTACTCCTCAAGAAAAAACTCTCCATACTTTGGATGTAAGAAGGGCTCTTGCCTTCTACATAGCCTGTTCGCAACCCTTCAGACATTCAGCTCAACTTTTTGTTAGCTATCAACTTCCTGCTGAAGGTCTTCAAGTCACCTCACAGAGGATACCCAAGTGGTTTGCTTTCACCATTCAGCTTGCTTATCAGCCTGCTCGACTTCCAGCTCTACAAAGTATTTTATCCATTCTGCCAGGGCGTTGGTGACATCTACGGCTTTTCTTCGAGTCGTTCCCCTGCCGGatgtctgcgcctctgccacatggtcacagctGTCCATATTTATCAATCATTAGAGATTGGACGTTCAGCTGAAATCTAATGCTGCTTTTGGACGTGCTGTGTTATCAtctaccttggcatgacaccctcctccgggtaagacagcttgttagtcacccacagtgtgattcacagaggccacgagaAAGAACAGGTTATCTACCTGTAATTGTCCTTCTTCAAGTGGACTTCTGTGAATCACACAGCCTCCCCTCTGTCACACCCTATTTGCTGTGCGCATGTGTGGATTTcccacagtgtgaatcacagaggtccactcgaagaactacaattacagtaGTTTCAGTCCATTCCTTGCTGGTAATATAAGAGCCCCCACTACAATTCTTGGGGGGCGGTGGGCGTGCATGCACCAAGCCAGCTTGCACACACATTCCTGAGAATCATGATGGGACTAACATGGTATAGATCAAAATTTATGAAATTTCTTATGTTACTCATCAGGTTTTCATCTattaactgctagatagctcagtggtttaaggatttggctgcagagccagaggttgggaatgagTGAGagttcctcactctgcctccttgacaggggctggatttgattatccatagggtcccttccagctctgcagttctaagattatgatgatgatgatttctgttTTGGGTTTGTTTCAGGAAGTGACAAAAACAACTTAAACTGCCATTTGTACATTTGACAATAAGTTCTTTCAGTTTACAGGCataatactggccagaatcctattggtgtcaTGTATGAGTTGCACAGTTTGCCATACTTAATTGTGACAAATTACACTGTTGCATCTCATCAGCTGGCTGCATTTAGCCACAGCAGGTTACTCAAACATTGGTGGGCaccaataagatttcagccattcaaCAAATTTTTAATGTTCCACAAGTATGGTATGTTCCCTTTCTTACAGAATAAAATCTGTTGTTTATGGATTGCTGAGATACTTTTTTCCGTTCATGTAGTAAAAGTAGTAGTTTGCTGATTACAGACGTTGGTGGTGAATAGTATCGTGTTTGTGTAACATTATGGCAATTTAGACCATGAGCATACTAACTGAGTTTCTCTCTTATTTCACAGTGAGTACTGCACCACAACCCAAACCAGTAAGTGTGGTATCTTTTGCCTATAGAACTGAATGAGGACTGTATTTAGATATACATAATTTCATACTATATTTAGAGTGCTATAGAAAGATGCTTACTGAGAGCATATTGGACATACTGTAGATTTGCTGTCCTCAGTATTTGCAGGGCTTAAATTTTGGCATATTGTCATAaacatttctttcccttctcttaatGGGTTCTCTTTTTATGCCATAGTAAGATGGAGAATAGTCAGGTTTGTCCCCAGGCATATATATCACCTTGAATACTGTGGTATCTGGATGGCTGCTGTGGAAGGAAAATGCTGGACCAGATGAGTCTTAGGCCTGACTTTTAAGTGAGGAAATTCTCAATGAATCCATTTTGCCCAGAAAATTTTCTGGGCAAATCGACTCCTGCTGAATTCTTGCTAGACGGTTAAATGACTAAAATGAAGCTATCCTTTTTGGAcatatcataagaagacaagattcactgaaaatgacaataatgctaggaaaagtggcagtgaaaaaaaaggaagacctaacAAGAAGTATTCACTCAAAAAAGGAAGCCACAATCTTTCGTTTGTAAGACCTGAGAAGggatgttaatgataggaccttttggaggtcattaattcataggatttCCATGAATCAAGAACTTGATCACACTTAACTATAGCATTAAAAGGGCTTTCATTTTTAAGCTCTGAAATATCTTGAACATATTTGTTAGAGACAGTGTTTTTCACAGACAGATGAAAAAATACAGGTAATTTTACAAGCTTCTCTTTCTGGCATCAAACATTCATGAACACCCAAGAAGGTGCCTTTAGGCCAGTTCTGGTGGACAGTGTAATCGTAAGGAGCCCGTATGTTGTCTTCTATATTGTACACTTAATGGCATTGTGAATGtcatacaagtacagtggtgcctcgcttagcgagtgcaccgtatagcgatgtttccatatagcgatccctttttcgggatcactatacggaaacatacccgatcttcgcaatggggaaaacctgcattgcgaagatcgggtattgcggcggccattttggagccgccgaacagctgttcggcggctccaaaatggccgtcggaagcccagaaatggctgccggaagccgttttcacgccctgccctcgcttagcaagggcgcgaaaatggctgccagcaaggggaatcctcgctgaacgggtaagtaagcaaggtattggaacgcattaaactaagtttaatgcgtttcaatacgttttccctacccgtttagcgacgattcagcatagcgagggttaattacggaacggattaacctcgctatgcggggtaccactgtattataacAATACATTTGAGACCTATTTGAATGGCTACATTAAGTTTATAACTTCTGTAAAACAAAGttgactagatcagtggttcttaacgtgggcgataatgccccccagggggcgatttcatttttcagggaggcggtagaacgaaaaggggcggcgtgggggcgctggagcagaagggggggcggtagggggcactggagcaagccaagcctgtgaagatggctgcagcctttttacagtgtgcatgaatatatattttcctccaattttaatttagtttcagactttttgtcttgaaatttttagttcctgcatttgtttttatgccctttttatatttctttttgcatcttaaaattcacttgcaactaaatcattaagtgttactttttgggggggcatttcattttcttggaatttaattttgtttgcaggggtcattgaataaataaatgaataaataaataaatgaataaataaatagataaataaataaataaaagatatcatcaccgcggggaggggggcgatgataacttcctcaatggctcaagggggcgtttctttcaaaaaggttaagaaccactggactagatgattTGTCATTACAATAGGCAGCAGATGCTTCAGGGTTATCATTCATGTATTTACACTGCAGGCTGACAAAATgtcaaaaaataagaaaaagaaattgaaaaagaaacagaaacggCAAGCAGAATTGCTGGAGAAACGAATACAGGAAATTGAGgagatggagaaggaaggaagccctCTAGAAGTACAGCCTGAAGAGCACCAAGAGGTTCCAAGACCACTTGagctccttttaaaagaaagcccCCCAGATGAAGGAGTACCAGCAAAGTCAGGTATTGCTCTCCAGAAACATAAGTGCATTGGGTATAtatttgtttgtatatttatttatttatttgatttatttatttgatttatactccgcccatctGGCCTGAAAGGCCACTCTGTTGGTTCATCCTTCCACATTAAGGAGGTTTCACAATAAGATACATCAGCAAATATTTGTGAAACACAAGCTTGAATGCATTGTATTTTGCTAAGCATTATTGTAAGAACATGCTAATCTCTAGATCAGCATTTCCTGCAGTGTAATGAACGCTGTCTAGAGTACTCAGAATACTGGGTATTGCAGAATTCTAGTGCACTTGTATATCTGATCACTACATCACAATATTTAAAACAGGTTGTACTATAATTCTGTCCAGGTCTAAGCTTTAACTAATAAATTTGCTaatctccctccccttttttcctctaGAAGATGTTTCTCTTGTATCAGAGCAAACAATCTTAATGGAAGGAGTTGAAAAGTGCATAACAGAAATCAATTGTAACGGAATGGTGCAAGTGGCTTCCTTTTCTGACTCTATCAATGAAGTGTCAGTGAGACTGGAGGAAGACCTTCATAATGCCAACGATTGCAGTGGTCCTTGTCTGGAGCAGGAAGAGGGTGAGAGCTGTGGTTATAGTCAAAGTACTGGTGGTTCAGAGAACAGGATAGAGGAAGCTGGATCAGACTCTAGTGCACCCTTAATTACAGAGGCTGTGGATTCAATGGTATGCCAGGGGACTTCAAGTGATGAACAGTATCTCAGTGAACAGCAGATCAACAATTTGCAAGAGAGCATCAGGGCAGAAATACCTTCAGAAGATGAGAACGAGAACAATGGGGCCTCTGAGAACAATAAAGGTATTGTATGTGGGTTCTGTGTAAGAAATAAGTTTTCAGGAAGGTTAttctaaaaaacaaataaatgggcAACTGATAGCTGCAGGTAGTTCCCTCAGAGCTGTGAAGCTTCTGATGTTCCTGTTTACCACTATCATTGAAGCATCACTGCTAATGGAAAAGTGGCAGAAACTGGTAGCATAACAGAATTTTTCTATTTGTACTTGCCTTTCTAGAAGTGGGGAGGTGCTCTTCCTTCCAGACTGGCCAAGTTCCATAGTGGAAGAGGACATTGACTTCTACATTATAGAAAGCTGCTGAAGGATGTTTCAGTGTAGTTCCCTGCCTATCACACCTATAGAATATGGAACAGCATTTCTTGTCTATGCTGTATAGACCTAATAGCTATGTGTGTCTTACATACATGATCTCTGCAATCTTACTACAGTCTTGTATGACAGGGTTTGTTATATTTCCCATAAAGGCAGGTTAACAGTGGTTTTTTAAGGCTAGCTGGCAGAGTTATATGTGGTTAATCATAGCTCTAATTGAAATAAGCCAGTTTCATTACTTGTGATACacaattgatttgtttgtttcaaaCCATTGATACTTAAAACTTAGCTGATTTGCACCAGAATGAATATGAGAGCACATGAACGTGAGGTTTATTCCGGTCACAATAAACATGGTTTATTGTCACTCCTGAATCAGATTGATGTGAATCTAATACTTGAGACCAGAATTAAGTACTGTTCTGGTGAGAAGTCATTTTGGGACTGTGTGGCAGATGGTGCCTCAGCCATAAGAAGTTAACAGCTGTTGTTCATGCTGTGTCTAGGGAAATCTGCTGCTGGAAACTTCCTCCTTAATCCTCTTGATCCTGCGAATGCAGATAAGCTCAAAGTGAAGATAGCTGATCTGGGAAATGCGTGTTGGGTGGTAAGTTTAAAACCCTTTCCATGCTAGAAGAGAAACCTTGCTTAGTCTTGCAGTTGGCGCTCATgaatattgtctccctacttctTATATGTAAACATTGGATTGTTACTGGAGCTTTACAAATGTCAGCTTACCAGTCAATGTCTTTTCATCTCTTAAGCGTTGCTTGGGGAAAAGGAGGAGCTTGCGCTGTTACTCACTCTAGGTTTCAGGGGCACTTAGTAACTGGTGGGACTTTTTACAGTTTCCAGGTGCCTCCAGAATTGAGTCCAACATCAGACATTGGAATCTCCCACATCACACTCTAGCAACCACATGCTTTGGACACTACCATGGCCAGGCAACATTTGTGAATGGCAGAGTCTCAGCTTATGCTTCAAATGTTTGTTGCTtggttatatttaaaaatattgatcaGTAATTCAGATTGCAGTCTGAAAAAATTGTTCATTGCTGTTAATACAAGGGGAGATAAAATTTTGGGTAGTGGCTGCTGTCATAATAGAGCCATCCTTTCCTATGATGGAGAAGAGATGCCTCTTcgtttggaaattaaacatttctgatttctccttTAAAGGTCCCGAAGCTCTTGTGTAATCACGTTCATCAGTGGGAAGGCATAGAGGCTGAGGGATGGGGCAGGGGttgtctttaattactgaaaagcaGAGCTACCATTTCGTCAGTGTAATGTAGTGTAACTTATATcctcaggatttcagccattgtatagTAACAGCATGCAAACTAATTTCAGGTATCTAGCCTGATAGTGACTTACCACATTACTGTACTGAAATTGCACCAGTCCCATGACACATGGATTTGCATGACACTTTCATGAATCTTCCTTGCTGAAAGAATAAGCACTTATTGTGAAAATGCCATTTCTATAAATTGAGAGAACAGGACTTTATGTCTTGTGATATCATAAATGCAGGGCTCTGTCCAGGGCAGCATCACTTTTACAGTCATATGTTACATATTATGCAAGTACTGTTCATATGTCAGATCTTAAAGCTCTGAGGCTGATATGTAAAGactgaggaaggaaggattcCAGTTCATCTTTACTGgttgtgccttttctgtttgaaCTTAAGTATAAGCACAGTATGCCTTTCTTCTGCAGCATAAACACTTCACTGAGGACATTCAGACAAGGCAATATCGATCTTTGGAAGTACTGATTGGAGCAGGGTACAGCACCCCTGCCGATATTTGGAG
This sequence is a window from Pogona vitticeps strain Pit_001003342236 chromosome 4, PviZW2.1, whole genome shotgun sequence. Protein-coding genes within it:
- the SRPK1 gene encoding SRSF protein kinase 1 isoform X1; the encoded protein is MGQGEAGEAPDTRLPALMQSRGRCRKRSEELEGGASFSSPSSEGSDSPAVEEIWWRAQRRAKIPAVRTRRPARPHQAQAQGRSLERTRGGSGGLPSLAAMERKVLALQARKKRTKAKKEKAQRKPETQHRGPAALSENEHPEQEEEILGSDDDEQEDPNDYCKGGYHLVKIGDLFNGRYHVIRKLGWGHFSTVWLSWDIQGKRFVAMKVVKSAEHYTETALDEIKLLKSVRNTDPNDPNRERVVQLLDDFKISGVNGSHICMVFEVLGHHLLKWIIKSNYQGLPLVCVKKIIHQVLQGLDYLHAKCRIIHTDIKPENILLCVNDQYVRRLAAEATEWQRSGAPPPSGSAVSTAPQPKPADKMSKNKKKKLKKKQKRQAELLEKRIQEIEEMEKEGSPLEVQPEEHQEVPRPLELLLKESPPDEGVPAKSEDVSLVSEQTILMEGVEKCITEINCNGMVQVASFSDSINEVSVRLEEDLHNANDCSGPCLEQEEGESCGYSQSTGGSENRIEEAGSDSSAPLITEAVDSMVCQGTSSDEQYLSEQQINNLQESIRAEIPSEDENENNGASENNKGKSAAGNFLLNPLDPANADKLKVKIADLGNACWVHKHFTEDIQTRQYRSLEVLIGAGYSTPADIWSTACMAFELATGDYLFEPHSGEDYSRDEDHIALIIELLGKIPRKLIVAGKYSKEFFTKKGDLKHITKLKPWGLFEVLVEKYEWSQDEAAAFTDFLLPMLELNPEKRATAAQCLRHPWLNS